In Streptomyces sp. TLI_146, the genomic stretch CGGTGCGGGCACCGGTGGCGCGGTGGGCGGCGACGGTCGTGGTCATCGGCCGTCCTCCTGCCCCTCGGTGAGGGCGAGGAACGCGGCCTCCAGCGGTGACACCACGGGGGCGAGCTCGCGCACCGCGATGCCCGCGAGCACCAGCCGCCTCACCAGTTCGTCGACAGCGGGCACCCGCGCGCGCACCACGAGCACCGCGCCGTCGTGCCCTGCCTTGACTCCGTGGGCAGCGTCGGCGGCGTCGCCGGTACGGATCCCGTCCGTATCGGCGGCCAGTCGGAGGGCGGCTCGCGGGTCGGAGGTGCGCAGTCGGTAGTCGAGTTCGCGGTTCTCGGCGGCCAGCTTGCTCAACGGGCCGGAGAAGACGACCCGTCCGGTGGAGAGGATGGTGACCTCGGAGCACAGCGCTTCGAGGTCGTCCATGCGGTGGCTGGACAGCACGATGCTGGTTCCCCCCGCCGCCAGCCGGGTGAGGACACGGTGCACGTGTCGCTTGCCGGCCGGGTCGAGGCCGTTGGCGGGCTCGTCGAGTACGAGCAGCCGGGGCTCGGTCAGCAGAGCGGCGGCCAGCCCGAGCCGTTGGCGCATACCGAGCGAGAATCCACGGGCCCGGTCGTCGGCGACATCGGTGAGACCGACCTGGTCGAGTACGTCGTCGATGCCCGCCGCCGATACGTCACGGCCGTGCAGCGCGGCCAGCGCGGCGAGGTTGCGGCGGGCGGTGAGCGAGGGGTAGAGGCCGGGGCCGTCCACGAATCCGGCGACACCGTCGGGAGCGGCGAGTGCCCGCCCGACGGGCGTACCGAGAATGTCGAGGTGACCGCTGTCGGCGACGGCCAGGCCCAACAGGAGGCCGAGCAGCGTGGTCTTGCCCGCCCCGTTCGGCCCGGCCAGACCGTGGATCTGGCCCCGTGCCACGTCCAGATCGACGCCGTCGAGCGCCACCACGTCGCCGAAACACTTGGTGATCCCACGAGCCCGGATCGCGAGCGGTGTGTCCATGACACCTCTCTTTCGAGACGTCAAGGACCATAGAAGCGCCACACGACGCAGACAGGCAAGGCGAGTTGAACGCCGAGGGAACAGAAGGTGACCGTCAACTGTCGTGCCGAGACTGGAGAAGCGGCCATGACCGGCTAGGCAGCCGCGCGCCGTCGCGGCGGCCTGGATGTCGATGCCGGGGCGACGCCCGTCAGGGCGGGGGAGAGGTGGCTCATGCCTCCTTGTGCGTGCCGGACGGGTCGGAGCCGTCGCCGAGAACGGTGCCGACATACGCTGCGAGCGAGGAGCGCAGGGCTTCGGGCGTCATCTTCTGACTGTCGATCAGATGCGCCACGAGGTCGGCGCGGATCGCGGCCAGCAGGGCGTGAGCGGTGAAATCCGCGGCGGGGACGCCGGGCACCTGGGCCAGGGTCTCGCGAAGGATGTCGTGCCACCAGCCGTAGTGCTCAGCCTGGTAGGGGCTGCCGAGTCCGGCGTCTTCCGCCGCCGACATCAGGCTCCGGTTCTCGATCTTGAAGCGCAGTGAGGCGTCGAGGAGGTCGAGCACCCGCTGCCGTGGTGAGGAAGTGGCCGCGTCCTGCGCTTCCCGTACGGCTTGCTGTACGGGTTCGAGGCGGGAGGCGATGACGGCGCCGATCAGTCCGGCGCGGTCGCCGAAGCGGCGGAACAGGGTGCCCTTGCCCACGCCCGCCGCCGTGGCGATGTCGTCCATCGACACGCTGTGGGGGCTGTCGCTGGCGGCGAAGAGGGCATCCGCGGCAGCCAGCACGGCTTCTCGGTTGCGCAGTGCGTCCGCGCGTTCTGTGCGCTGGGCCACGGGGTCCTCCTTGGTCTTCGGCCGGTCCCGGCCCCGGGGAATGATATTCGCTGGGGTCGCGGGAGCATCGGTCCGTGCCGGGCGGGCAGTGCTTCGCCGCCCCCTGCCTCGCAGAAGCTCAGGAGCGTGTTCGGCCCACCTCCCGCTCGACGAAGGTGCGGAAGGTGCCCGGGCTGTGGCCGGTGAGGCGCTGGACGGCGTCCGAGGTGCGGTCCTCGGCCCCCTCGGCGATGGCGCGGTCCATGGCGGCCAGCATGGTGGCGAACTCCAGCGGTATCTCGGCCGCCCATCGGTCCCGCAGCTGCTCGAAGGTCAGCCGCCGGTGCACCACGGTCCGGCCGACGCTCTCGGTGAGGATCGCCGCGACGTCGTCGTAACTCAGCGTCTGCGGCCCGGTGAGGATCAAATCGGTGTTGGGGGCCTGCTCGTCGGTCAGGGCGCGTACGGCGACGGCGGCGATGTCCTCCGCGTCGACGAACCCGACGCGGCCGTCTCCCGCGGCCGACCTGATCGCGCCCTCGTCGCGGATGCTGCGCGCATGGGGCATGGATCCGGTGAAGTTCTGCATGAACCAGGAGGGCCGCAGCACCGCCCACTGCGCGAACAGCCCGGGCAGTGCCTCGTGGACCTGCCCCACCGTAGGGCCGCCGGAGGGGATCGCCGACGAGCTGAGCAGTACCGCCCGCTGCACGCCCGCATCGCGGGCCAGGCGCAGGAACGGCAGCATGACCGTGGCCGGGGCCGAAGAGCCGATCGGCGGCACGAGGTAGACGCGGTCGACGCCGTCCACAGCCCCGCTCCAGGTCGCGGGCTCGTTCCAGTCGAAGCGGACAGCCTCGGCACCCTCCACCGGCGTGGCGCTTCGCCCTGCGGCCTTGACGCGGTGGCGCTCCGCGATCAGGCGGGCGGTGACACGGCGGCCGGTGGTGCCGGTGGCTCCGATGACCAGGGTGGCGGGGGAGTTCATCGGTGCCCTCCCAGGAAGTCGACGCCGGGCTGCTGAACGGTGAGCGGGTTCCAGTAGTCGCGGTAGGAGGTGATGCGCCCGTCGTGGACGGTGACCACGGCGATGTACGTCATGTCGAAGGGGCTGTCGGTCGCCACCAGGCGGCCGACCGCGCGCATCTCCACCACGATCGTCTCGGGAGCCGTGGTCTGGTGGATCGTCACATCGGGGAATCCGTGCAGGTCGATGTGGTCGGGGTAGTGGCGCATGTAGTCCGCGACGGACTGTCGGCCCTCCAGCCGCTCGGGCCAGCCCGGGGGTGCGAAGGGGAACTCCATGACTCCCTCCTCGTCCCACAGGTCCACCCAGCCGGGGATGTCCTTCTCCAACAGCAGTCGCAGACCGTGGTGGTACAGCTCCGCGGGCGCCATGGGCACTGACATGGTCAAGGGTTCCGTTCCGCTCGAAGACACGGCGATCCCACTCGTCATGTGAAGCGCGATGTCCAGTCATGACGGTGTTTCGGTACGTGGCGCCAGCACGCAAGCGGACTGGCGGTCCGTATGGGCATGAGCATACGGACCGCCAGTCCGCTTAACAAGGGCGGGCGTGATGGGGGCTCGAAGCGTCCGGGCCTGCCGGTGTTGTTCGCGTACGCGGTGCCCAGGCCTGCCGGTGTTGTCCGCGTACGCAGCGCTCGTGTCGTCGTCGCGGAAGGTGCCTGGGAGGGGAGGGGAGGGGCAGGCGTCATCGTCCCCTCATGTCGCGCGCTTGAGCTCCGCCGCACCGAAGGAGACGTCGAAGCGGTCGCACCAGATGCTGACGCTGGTGTAGGCGGCCAGGTCGAGGTCGGCCGGCAGGTCGTAGTTCTGGTCGCCCTTGTTGCCCTTGAGCTTGCCGAGGCTGACGTGCTTGCCGTCGTCGAAGACCCGCCAGCCCGCTGTGCCCTTCTTCACCGGCGCATCGGTGACCAGCACCCGGAGGTCGGGTCCGTTGCTGGTGTCGAGGCCCTCCAGGCGCAAGGTCCTTGTGCCGTTCGGGAGTTGGAGGATGCGCACGGACCCCTTCGTCGTATGTTCGTGGCTGATCAGCTCGCCGGTCGCGAGGACGGACGGCCCCGGCCGCGCACCGGCGGTGGCGGGCGCGGCGGTCGGCAGCGCGTCGTGAACCGTCTCGTCCACCCATAGCTTCCACGGCTGGAACCAGTACAGGCCCACGGCCAGCAGCAGTACCGCGAGGCCCGACAGGGCGATACCCAGGGGCCTCCTCAAGAAAGCAACCAGTGCGGTGACCGCGCGCATGACTCCCTCTCCCTCTTAGTTCGAAGAGGTCGCCCCCCTTCTCTCGTCCAGCTAAGCCGAACCGGCGGCTGTATGGACGTCCGGGCCGATGACGGAAGTCTTACGTCGTCGGGGACGGGGTGGCAGGCGGTGGGGCGGATCGCGCGATCCCACCTGTCCGTATCAGGATGACTGCGGCTGCCGCAGCCCCCGAAGCAGCAGTTCGACCATGCGGCGAGGGTCGTAGCCGGGGTCGCTGTCGCGTCCGATGCAGAGGTTGCCGCGACGACGAGATCGGACCGGCTCGGGAAGTGGCGGTAGATCGTCCCCATCCCGACGCCCGCGCGGGCGCCGATCTCGCGGATCGGGGCGTCGACGCCGGAGGTGACGAACACGTCCGCGGCGGCGGCCAGGAGCGTCTGCTGGTTGCGCTGGGCGTCGGCCCGCTTGCCGCGGACCGGCCCCTCCCTGGACTGGCTTGTGCTGGGCACCAGCGTCTCCTTCCCCGCTCGCGTGGCACGCCGATCCCTACGTCCTCTCCCCGGGGCCCAAGTCCCTGCTCACCCTGTTCGGCGCTGAGCACGGGCCCGGCGGTGTCTCCGGATACAACGTCGCCGAGACCACGGACGAGAACCCGGAGCGGGTGGCCGCCGTCCAGCGGCTGACCTGGGCCTACCTCCGCAGCGAGCTCTACCCCGGGGATCCCGCTTGGCGGCAAATGTGCGACGCGCTGGCGGCCGGGCCCGATCCGCTCGGGCGGGTCGAGTCCAAGTAAGGCCGACGAGGCCCCACTTCGGCAGTGGATCAGATGCGTCTCATTGCTGCGCGAAGTGGTTTTCGAGCCAACTGAGCAAGGCCGCGAAAGCCGGGGACATGGTGGTGTCGGACTGGGTGAGAACGGTCGAGCGGCCCTCGTCCTCCACCGTGATCGTGTAGCTCATCGCGTCCCGGGCGCGGTCGGGCCGTTCCGGTGTGGGTGCCGGGACGGCTCCCGCGAGCAGCCGGGTCAGCTCCGCCGAGGCGTCTGCGGGCAGGGTGTCGGTGTCCAGCACCTTGGGCGGGAGGCGGAGGTTGATCGCCGCCGCCTGCCCGCCGTGAGTCTCCAGCGTGACCTTCATCGTCGCGACCTCCCGGCCGACGCAGCGGCGCTCTTCGCCGTCACGGTCGTCCGGGGGCGGAAATCCGCATCAACCACCGGCGGTCACTTTTTCCCCTTCAGCGTGGCCACGTCCTTGGCCAGCGAGGTCACCTGGGTGGTGAGTATCCCGATCTGCTTGGTCAAGGCCGTCAGGCCGTCCTGCCGACCCGTGCCGCCGTTCCGGTTGCCTGCGCGGCTACGCGTCCGGGCGACCCCGGCCGGGACCCCGGTGATCTGGATGCCCACCTCCTGCCACGCCGCCAGCACGGCCAACTGCTCGGCGCTGCCGGCCCCGTACAGTGCCTCGGCCTTCTGGTAGGTGGTGTCCGCGAAGTCCTGGAACTGGGTTTCGACGGTGGAGGCCTTGAGCGCTTCGTACCAGATGAGTCCGGCGGCCTCCCACGCGAATCCGCCGATGCCCGTCGCGGTGAGGTAGAACGCCTTGTTCGGGATGCCGGAGTTGATGTGCACTCCGCCGTTGTCGCCTCGCTCGGTGTCCGGCAGGTGGACGAACCTGCTCATGTGGTCGGGCTGGGGGTCCTTGCCGAACATGGCGTTGTCGTATGCCTGACCTGGGGACTTCATCGACCGCAGGGCGTCGGCCTCGATACCCGGGGTGAAGACCTCGGGTCCGATCAGCCAGTCCGCCTTGTCGGCAGACTCCTTGCGGAACCACTGCTTGACCAGCGACCCGAAGACGTCCGAGATGGACTCGTTGAGGGCGCCGGGCTGATCGTGGTAGGCGAGGCCCGCCGTGTTCTCGGTGACTCCGTGCGTCAACTCGTGGGCGATCACATCGAGGGAACCGGTGAAGTCGGTGAATATCTCTCCATCTCCGTCGCCGAAGACCATCTGCTGTCCGTCCCAGAACGCGTTGTTGTACTTCGCGCTGAAGTGGACGTACCCGTCCAGACGCATCCCCCGGTCGTCGATCGAATTGCGGTTGAACACCTCCTGGTAGAAGTCGTGCGTCGTGCCGAGGCCGTCGAACGCCCGGTTGACGGAATCGTCGGTGGACGCCGGCCCGTCCTCCGAGCGGGCCATCACGGCCAACGGGAGCGACCTGCCGTTCTGGCAGTCGAATACGGTGCGTCGGCCGTTGCCGGGGGTGGCGGTACCGGCGAAGGACGCCCGGACGGCTCGCTCACCACGCAACCCTGCGGTGGTCAGCAAGGTGTCCAAGGCTGCTTGGTGCACCTCTGCCTTGTCGCTTCGCAGGAGCTTTTCAAGAAGGAGCGGGGGGATGATGCAATTGTGGCGGCAGGTCCTGGTCATCGGATACCTCGCGCGAAAGAGGAGCGGCCGTGAAACCCCGCTCATCTGGTGTTCTGGTGTGGGTTGTTCTTCTTGTTTCTTCTTGTTTCATCGCAGTGCAGAACAACCGTGGCCGGTTCGACGCCGGGGCGTCGAACGGCGGGCGCTGATGCACAGAGAACAGAGAGGGGTGTCGCCGAGACCGGACAGCCGAGACCTGACTGTCGCGTCTGACGCGCCGCCACGGCACCTGCGTGGAGCGCGAATTGCCTGTTGGCCCGCAGCCCAAGCCGTATAGCGAGCGGTTCCGTGGTGCCGCTCTCTGCGCCGTGCGCATGCATGCGGCGGCGAAAGGCGTGTCTACTTCGAGTATCCATTTGATGCCGCCGACGCGCACCCCCAGCGCGGGCACCCTCACTTCGTCGGCCGGGTCAGGCGCCGCGCCAACGTGTGCACCGTGCCCGTCGCCACGGGCAGCAGGGCGAGGCCGAGGGCCCGGGAGGCGGGTGGGAGGCCCGCGCGGCGCAGGTGGGACAGTGCCCACAGGCTGTACGGGATGACCACGGTGGGGGAGGTCACGACACCCGGGGTCACGCCGCGGTACGCGGCCGACTGGGCGAGGTGCGCCACGCCGTGGATGCCGAAGCCGGTCAGGACGGTGCGGAAGAACGCGCTGCGCCCCTGGGTGCGGGCGCCGTCCGCCGCGGCGGCTGCGATCAGCAGGGCCATCAGGCCGATCGCGGCGTTCACCTGGGGCTGGGTGACTTCCATCCGGTTCCACACCGCGTCCGGGACGCGCGGGAAGCGGGCCTTCAGGCGCGGTGCGGCGGAACGGGACCAGGGAGCCATGGTGAGCAGCTCCTCCACATCGTTGACCGCCCAGGCAGCGAACAACCCCCAGTACACGCCGGCGGGTATGACGTGTGTCTCCGTGGATGCCGTCGGATGTGCAGGGGTCCTGCGCCGTACGCGAGCCATGCTTCCTCCCCAAGAAGTGCAACGCAACGTTGCGTTGTGTTCTACAGTAGCGGCATGGGTGAATCCAGTACGAGCAGTTCCCGGCGAGGCGCGAATGGCAGCGGTCCCCGGGCCGCCGAACGCATCCACGAGGCCACGCTGGAACTCCTCATCGAACGCGGCTACCAGCGGCTGACCGTGGAGGCTGTCGCCGCGAGGGCGGGGGTGAACAAGACGACGATCTACCGGTGGTGGCCGTCCAAGGGCCCACTGCTGCGGGCCGCACTGCTCCGCTCCCGGGTGCTGGACATCGACATCCCCGACACGGGAACCCTCCGGGGCGATCTGATCGCACTCGCCGGACAGATGGCCCGCCTGGTGAGCGGAGAGCGCACCGGTCCCGTGGCCCGTGCCATGCTCAGCGGCGGCGGCCAGGACGAACTCGCCTTCCTCGCCCGCGACTTCTTCGCCGACCGCCTCGAACGGGAACGGCCACTGTTCGCCCGTGCCGTAGCCCGCGGCGAACTGCCGGCGGACGCGGACCCGGCCCTGCTCGTCGACCTCATCGCGGGCGCCGTGTGGATGCGGATCCTGCTGCGGCAGCTCCCGGCCGAGGAGGGCTTCGTGGAGTCCGTGGTCGACGCGGTGCTCCAGCCCATCGGCGTCCAGCCCGCCTCCTATGACTGACTGGTCTGCTCCGCAGACACGTCCAGATACAGAAAGACGCTCGGCCGGGGATGTCCCGGCCGAGCGTCTTTCTTGCGTGTGCTGCCGCTGGTGGCTTAGTACCAGTGGTGGGCCTGCCAGAAGTTCCAGGCGCCGACCGGGCTGCCGTAGCGGTCGTTCATGTAGTCCAGGCCCCACTTGATCTGGGTGGCGGGGTTGGTCTTCCAGTCCGCGCCGGCCGAGGCCATCTTCGAGGCGGGCAGGGCCTGGACCAGGCCGTAGGCGCCCGAGGAGGAGTTCGTGGCGGTGTGGTCCCAGCCACTCTCGTGGGAAACGATGTTGCTGAACGCCGCGAACTGCGCCGGGTCCTTGATCATCTGCTGGGCGATCGCCTTGGCGCTCACCGGGGCCGCCTGGGCGGGAACGGTGGCGAGCAGGGAACCGGCGGCACCGAGGGCCACGACGGTACCCGCGAGGGTCTTCTTCGAAGCGGCGATGCGGCGGATGACGGACTGGGACACAGGCAGGCCTTTCACAGGGGACGAGGACGGTCGCGGCATGCCAGGGGCATGCGTGAGCCACTCACGCGAGGGAGAGGGGTTCGTCTGCGGCGGGAGGAAAACACCCGGGCCGCTCGGCGACTCATCCAGTTCTACCGATGCCTCGCCGCCCTGGCAACGACCCCTCTTACTAGGCGCCCTCGCAGCCGGGGACCAGCGGCCCCCGCCCGCCCGGGACGGGATCCACGCAGGTGAGAGCCCGTCCCAGGGACCGCCGTCGGGGCCGTGGGGGGCTACTAGCCTCCTACGTATGTGACGTGGGTCCTATGGGCCGAGTCACCCCCAACCCACCCAAATGTCACGAAAAGTAACCATCTATACCCTTCCGAGATGCCGGTGAGACAGGGCGACCACCTCGGAAACAGAGGGGCATGGCGGGCTGGGCACCGTGCTTCACAGGCCGGTACCGAACCACTCCGTCCCGGTCAGGTGCTCCACGCGGGCGCGACGCTTCCGCGGGCGCTCGTGTCGTACACCGTGGAGCGGCGGTGGGCTGTGGAAGGGTGACGGCCATGCGGCCGGGCCCGGGGCTCGGCCAGGCCCTGCCGCGAAGGAGTCGTCGATGGCCCGGGTACGTGCCGGTGATGTGGTGCTGCACTACGAGGAAGTCGGCGACGGTGAGCCGCTGGTTCTGGTGCACGGCTCGTGGAACGACCACCACGCCTGGCAAGCGGCCGTCGAGGCCGACCTCAAGGCGAGTTTCCGCGTGGTGGCGTACGACCGGCGTGGCCACGGCCGGAGCGAGGCCGTGCCGGGCCAGGGCACCCGGCGGCAGGACGAGGACGACCTGGCGGCGCTGATCGAGGCACTGGGGATGGCACCCGCGCATGTCGCCGGGAACTCCTTCGGCGCGGCGACCGCCGTGGGCCTGGCCGCCCGTCGCCCGGAGTTGTTCAAGACCCTCACCCTCCACGAACCCCCACTGGTCGCACTGGTCCTCGACGACCCCGCCTCGATGAGCGAGCTCCGGCCGGTGATGGGCACCATCGACGCGGTGAAGGACCTGCTGCGCAAGGGCGAGGACGCGGCGGGGGCGAAACTGTTCGTGGAAGGGGTGGCGCTCGGCCCCGGGGCGTGGGAGACGATGCCCGAGCCCCTGCGGGACACGTTCATCACCCATGCCCCGACCTGGCTCGACGAGCAGCAGGACCCGGCGTGGTCCGCCCTGGACCTCGACGCGCTCGGTGCCTGCGCCGTCCCCGTGCTGCTCAGCCACGGCACCGAGAGCCCGGCCTGGTTCACCACCGTCCTCGACCGCCTGGCCGCCGCCCTGCCCCACGCCCGGCGCCACACCTTCCACGGCGCGGGGCACATCCCGCACATGACCCATCCGCAGGAGTACGCACAGGTGCTCACCGGGTTCGCCCGCGGGGCCTGACACCGGTCCGGCCGGCATGCTCGGCCGGACGGTCCGGATCATGCCTTCATCCGCCGTCCGCTCGGCCGCCTGCACCGGCCGCCGGCGACGGGGGCGGCTAGTGTCGGTTGCGCGGGTGGTTACGCGCCATCCGCTCATTGCCGTGCTTGTACGCACCCGTCCAGCGGGCCATCGTCAGCTGGGCATCACCCGACTCGACCTCGGCGAGGAACTTCTCGGCGCGTGCACCGCGCAACGTACCGGCCGACCGACCCTGGTGGGTGATCGTCACGCTGCCGTCCGGACGCTGGTCATAGGTGAAACCGAAAGGTCTTGGCATGGTCGGGATCTTAGGCATCCGGGCGGATTCGCCGGAACCGAATTCTTCCCCTGTGATCGTCACGGTCGAAGCCACTCTCGTTGGGGTGGAGGGCGGAAAACTGTACGCCCACGCCGCGACTACCTGCGTGATCCTCCCCGCGACGGCTCCGGGCCCGCCTGACGCCCGTGTGGCAGACACCGCCGGGGAGACGTCCGCGCTCCCGTCGAGCGTGACGTTCGGTGAAGCGTTGGGGCCAGACCGGCGCGGCAGACGGTGGGGCCGCCGTTGCGTACCGGACGTCAGATAGGTGACCTGAACTCCTCTACGTGTTCAGCCAGTTGATGGCGTCGGGGGTGCGGCGAGTGTCGCCAGTACCCCCGTTCGCACCCAGGGCAGGCGGATGCCCGCAAGGACGCGGTGATCGACCGTCGCCAGGGCGCGACTTGGTGGGGCTGACGCACGTATGACACACCAAAGGCGCGCATAACGGCGTATGGGTGTTGAGTGGAAATGAAGGCCCCTGACTGGGGCAATCCGGTAATTGAAAGGTGTTCCACCGTGTATCTGCTCCCCCGTCACCGTCGTCCGCTGTGGCCCCTGGCCCTCATCGCCGCAGCCGGGGTGATCGCCGCAGCGCCGACCGCTGCCGCCACCACGCACGAGGCCGGCGCCCCGACCGCTGCGGCCGCCGAGAACCCCACCCCCACACCCCCGGTACCCCCGGCGCCGCCGCAGGCACCGGCCACCCCGACCACGGCCACGCCATCCACGGAGCAGCACGTCGACCCGACAGCAGCCCAGCCGGCCAAGCCGGCCGCGCCGGCCACCGAGGTAGCCCCCGCCACGGGTACGCAGCAGCCGGCCAAGCCCATGACCCCCGTGGAGAAGCTCCCGGCCAAGCCTGCAACCCCGGTGGAGAATCTGCCGGCCAAGCCTGCAACCCCCGTGGAGAACCTGCCGGCCAAGCCGGCGACCCCGGTGGAGCACCCCGCCAAGCCGGCCGCCCCGGTGGAGAGCATCCCGGCCAAGCCGACCGCACCGGACGCCGCGCCGCAGGCGCCGGCCGCGCCGGCATCCCCCACCACGGTCACGCCTGCCACGCCCGCGACCCCCGCAGCGGACACGCAGCAGGCGGCCAAGCCGATGACCCCCGTGGAGAACGTCCCGGCCAAGCCGGCCGCAGAGGCGGCTCCCGTGAACATGCCTGCCACGCCGTCTTCGACCGCTACGGGCTCGCAGCTGCCGCCCGCTGCGCCGCAAGACTGACCTGACCAGGCGCGTAGAAGAGAACAGGGCCCCGGCGGGGCTGATCCCGCTGGGGCCCGCCTGCTCCACGAACCTGCCCGCCCTGCCGGGTAGTTGAGCTGCCGGGCCAGGCCGATTCAAGTCGGCTCAGCGTCGCGTGACTGGCGCCATGGCGAGGGCGTCTTCGGCCGCATCGATGGCAATACGTACCGTCGACACTCCGCCCGTCGTCGGTCAGCCGGGCCAAGTGCCGGTCAGACGGCGCGTGGCGGTGGCTCCGCCGCGGTCGACGGCGGCCTTGACCGCGGCGAAGATCGCGCCCTGCAGCGCGGCGGCCAGCACCACTTCGCTCCAGGTGCGCTCCTCGTCGGTGGCGTCGGGGGCATCCTCGTCGTGGCCGAGGGTCTTCCATGCCTGCTTGAACAGGGCACTGGCGATCAAACCGCTGACCGCTCCGAGGGTCAGGCCGACCGGCTTGTAGAGGATCTTCGATGCCTTCACGGGGTCACTCCTTCCGGCGGCAGGCCAGCCACACCAGCACGGCCGCCCCGGCGCCCGCCAGCAGCAGACCGCGGTGGTCCCGGGCCATCCGCGCGCCCTGGGCGGTCTTGCGCTGTACCGGTTCGGGGGCCTTCTCATGCCAGAGCCGGTCGG encodes the following:
- a CDS encoding ABC transporter ATP-binding protein, encoding MDTPLAIRARGITKCFGDVVALDGVDLDVARGQIHGLAGPNGAGKTTLLGLLLGLAVADSGHLDILGTPVGRALAAPDGVAGFVDGPGLYPSLTARRNLAALAALHGRDVSAAGIDDVLDQVGLTDVADDRARGFSLGMRQRLGLAAALLTEPRLLVLDEPANGLDPAGKRHVHRVLTRLAAGGTSIVLSSHRMDDLEALCSEVTILSTGRVVFSGPLSKLAAENRELDYRLRTSDPRAALRLAADTDGIRTGDAADAAHGVKAGHDGAVLVVRARVPAVDELVRRLVLAGIAVRELAPVVSPLEAAFLALTEGQEDGR
- a CDS encoding TetR/AcrR family transcriptional regulator, which gives rise to MAQRTERADALRNREAVLAAADALFAASDSPHSVSMDDIATAAGVGKGTLFRRFGDRAGLIGAVIASRLEPVQQAVREAQDAATSSPRQRVLDLLDASLRFKIENRSLMSAAEDAGLGSPYQAEHYGWWHDILRETLAQVPGVPAADFTAHALLAAIRADLVAHLIDSQKMTPEALRSSLAAYVGTVLGDGSDPSGTHKEA
- a CDS encoding NAD(P)H-binding protein, whose protein sequence is MNSPATLVIGATGTTGRRVTARLIAERHRVKAAGRSATPVEGAEAVRFDWNEPATWSGAVDGVDRVYLVPPIGSSAPATVMLPFLRLARDAGVQRAVLLSSSAIPSGGPTVGQVHEALPGLFAQWAVLRPSWFMQNFTGSMPHARSIRDEGAIRSAAGDGRVGFVDAEDIAAVAVRALTDEQAPNTDLILTGPQTLSYDDVAAILTESVGRTVVHRRLTFEQLRDRWAAEIPLEFATMLAAMDRAIAEGAEDRTSDAVQRLTGHSPGTFRTFVEREVGRTRS
- a CDS encoding nuclear transport factor 2 family protein, yielding MSVPMAPAELYHHGLRLLLEKDIPGWVDLWDEEGVMEFPFAPPGWPERLEGRQSVADYMRHYPDHIDLHGFPDVTIHQTTAPETIVVEMRAVGRLVATDSPFDMTYIAVVTVHDGRITSYRDYWNPLTVQQPGVDFLGGHR
- a CDS encoding DM13 domain-containing protein; this translates as MRAVTALVAFLRRPLGIALSGLAVLLLAVGLYWFQPWKLWVDETVHDALPTAAPATAGARPGPSVLATGELISHEHTTKGSVRILQLPNGTRTLRLEGLDTSNGPDLRVLVTDAPVKKGTAGWRVFDDGKHVSLGKLKGNKGDQNYDLPADLDLAAYTSVSIWCDRFDVSFGAAELKRAT
- a CDS encoding protealysin inhibitor emfourin, which encodes MKVTLETHGGQAAAINLRLPPKVLDTDTLPADASAELTRLLAGAVPAPTPERPDRARDAMSYTITVEDEGRSTVLTQSDTTMSPAFAALLSWLENHFAQQ
- a CDS encoding M4 family metallopeptidase — encoded protein: MDTLLTTAGLRGERAVRASFAGTATPGNGRRTVFDCQNGRSLPLAVMARSEDGPASTDDSVNRAFDGLGTTHDFYQEVFNRNSIDDRGMRLDGYVHFSAKYNNAFWDGQQMVFGDGDGEIFTDFTGSLDVIAHELTHGVTENTAGLAYHDQPGALNESISDVFGSLVKQWFRKESADKADWLIGPEVFTPGIEADALRSMKSPGQAYDNAMFGKDPQPDHMSRFVHLPDTERGDNGGVHINSGIPNKAFYLTATGIGGFAWEAAGLIWYEALKASTVETQFQDFADTTYQKAEALYGAGSAEQLAVLAAWQEVGIQITGVPAGVARTRSRAGNRNGGTGRQDGLTALTKQIGILTTQVTSLAKDVATLKGKK
- a CDS encoding HXXEE domain-containing protein, which encodes MYWGLFAAWAVNDVEELLTMAPWSRSAAPRLKARFPRVPDAVWNRMEVTQPQVNAAIGLMALLIAAAAADGARTQGRSAFFRTVLTGFGIHGVAHLAQSAAYRGVTPGVVTSPTVVIPYSLWALSHLRRAGLPPASRALGLALLPVATGTVHTLARRLTRPTK
- a CDS encoding TetR/AcrR family transcriptional regulator, giving the protein MGESSTSSSRRGANGSGPRAAERIHEATLELLIERGYQRLTVEAVAARAGVNKTTIYRWWPSKGPLLRAALLRSRVLDIDIPDTGTLRGDLIALAGQMARLVSGERTGPVARAMLSGGGQDELAFLARDFFADRLERERPLFARAVARGELPADADPALLVDLIAGAVWMRILLRQLPAEEGFVESVVDAVLQPIGVQPASYD
- a CDS encoding transglycosylase SLT domain-containing protein, with translation MPRPSSSPVKGLPVSQSVIRRIAASKKTLAGTVVALGAAGSLLATVPAQAAPVSAKAIAQQMIKDPAQFAAFSNIVSHESGWDHTATNSSSGAYGLVQALPASKMASAGADWKTNPATQIKWGLDYMNDRYGSPVGAWNFWQAHHWY
- a CDS encoding alpha/beta fold hydrolase; this encodes MARVRAGDVVLHYEEVGDGEPLVLVHGSWNDHHAWQAAVEADLKASFRVVAYDRRGHGRSEAVPGQGTRRQDEDDLAALIEALGMAPAHVAGNSFGAATAVGLAARRPELFKTLTLHEPPLVALVLDDPASMSELRPVMGTIDAVKDLLRKGEDAAGAKLFVEGVALGPGAWETMPEPLRDTFITHAPTWLDEQQDPAWSALDLDALGACAVPVLLSHGTESPAWFTTVLDRLAAALPHARRHTFHGAGHIPHMTHPQEYAQVLTGFARGA
- a CDS encoding DUF4235 domain-containing protein — translated: MKASKILYKPVGLTLGAVSGLIASALFKQAWKTLGHDEDAPDATDEERTWSEVVLAAALQGAIFAAVKAAVDRGGATATRRLTGTWPG